A region of Macadamia integrifolia cultivar HAES 741 unplaced genomic scaffold, SCU_Mint_v3 scaffold3961, whole genome shotgun sequence DNA encodes the following proteins:
- the LOC122068448 gene encoding histone H2A encodes MSGRGKGGKVKGKAKSRSNRAGLQFPVGRIHRLLRKGNYAERVGAGAPVYLAAVMEYLAAEVLELAGNAARDNKKTRIIPRHLQLAIRNDEELNKLLSGVTIAQGGVLPNIQAVLLPKKTEKKA; translated from the coding sequence ATGTCCGGAAGAGGCAAAGGTGGCAAAGTTAAGGGAAAGGCAAAGTCCCGCTCCAACCGTGCTGGACTCCAGTTCCCCGTCGGACGTATCCACAGGCTGCTCCGCAAGGGCAACTACGCCGAGCGCGTCGGTGCCGGCGCCCCGGTGTACCTCGCCGCCGTTATGGAGTACCTCGCCGCTGAGGTGCTCGAGCTGGCCGGCAACGCCGCCCGCGACAACAAGAAGACCAGGATCATCCCGAGGCACTTGCAGCTCGCGATCCGCAACGACGAGGAGCTGAACAAGCTCCTCTCGGGCGTGACCATCGCGCAGGGTGGTGTGCTGCCTAACATCCAGGCCGTGCTTCTGCCCAAGAAGACCGAGAAGAAGGCTTAA